The Fortiea contorta PCC 7126 genome has a segment encoding these proteins:
- a CDS encoding ArnT family glycosyltransferase, with the protein MKMKFSIPGAVERWFDNLVKRPVLAVIVSIFWILLTAWIAFGWHLGNIGLIDETEPLFAEASRQMLVTGDWITPYFNGETRFDKPALIYWCQAIAYAIIGVNEWAARVPSVFAAIVVMGLVAYTLHWSLSRADQLEQVSRPARRYLTAATAAAMTALNPEMIAWGRTGVSDMLLTGCIASALLCFFLGYASQEQTNENNSLLPNKWYLACYVLIAAGILTKGPIGIVLPGLIIGAFVLYLGKLREVWREMRVLLGLLIILVLSVPWYALVIWRNGWDYINSFFGYHNVERFTEVVNGHSAPWYFYFIVVLLGFTPYSVYLPGAIAGLQIWRRQHWLSRERSQQLSLFAGFWFLGVFGFFTIAVTKLPSYVLPLMPAAAILVALLWSEQLKPTRTLAHKIFWASGWANVVYLSGLAVALFNLYRISGSDPAAPDIFLLIQQSGLPALGGWIWLICAMIIAALLVVRGKNWLFGVNLLGFAAFFIVVLMPTLFLLDEQRQLPLRELSAIAVQAQQPNEEFIMVGFKKPSVAFYTRKHVNYLQAPEAAVDHIQNQINKQVKPPSLLALAEQSMFVKMGLQPEEYKFLANKGAYSLIRVPLKKTKKPKLDISYQAR; encoded by the coding sequence ATGAAGATGAAATTCAGTATCCCAGGTGCTGTTGAGCGGTGGTTCGACAATCTAGTGAAACGTCCAGTTTTGGCTGTGATTGTCTCAATTTTCTGGATACTGCTCACTGCTTGGATTGCTTTTGGGTGGCATTTGGGCAATATTGGTTTAATAGATGAAACAGAGCCACTGTTTGCTGAGGCTTCCCGTCAAATGTTGGTGACAGGTGACTGGATTACTCCATATTTTAATGGTGAAACTCGGTTTGATAAACCAGCGCTGATTTATTGGTGTCAAGCGATCGCTTATGCAATTATAGGAGTGAATGAGTGGGCGGCGCGTGTCCCTTCAGTTTTCGCGGCGATCGTTGTTATGGGTCTAGTTGCATACACACTGCACTGGTCTTTGTCAAGAGCAGATCAGTTAGAGCAAGTATCGCGCCCAGCGCGGCGCTACCTCACCGCAGCGACTGCAGCAGCCATGACAGCATTGAATCCAGAAATGATTGCTTGGGGAAGAACTGGTGTGTCTGATATGCTCCTCACCGGTTGCATCGCTTCTGCATTGCTGTGCTTTTTCTTAGGGTACGCCAGCCAAGAACAGACAAATGAGAATAATTCTCTATTGCCAAATAAATGGTATTTAGCTTGTTATGTGCTCATTGCTGCCGGCATCTTAACCAAAGGCCCCATCGGCATCGTCTTACCTGGGTTAATTATCGGCGCATTTGTGCTGTATTTGGGCAAACTCAGGGAAGTTTGGCGAGAAATGCGCGTGCTGTTGGGTTTGTTAATAATTTTAGTTTTATCAGTTCCTTGGTATGCGTTAGTTATTTGGCGCAACGGTTGGGATTATATTAACTCCTTTTTTGGTTATCACAACGTAGAACGATTTACTGAAGTAGTTAATGGGCATTCAGCACCTTGGTATTTTTACTTTATAGTCGTGCTGTTGGGCTTCACCCCATACTCAGTTTACCTGCCAGGAGCGATCGCCGGACTGCAAATTTGGCGTCGCCAGCACTGGTTGAGTCGAGAGCGTTCTCAACAATTAAGTTTATTTGCAGGTTTTTGGTTTCTTGGTGTTTTCGGCTTTTTCACCATCGCTGTCACCAAACTTCCCAGCTACGTTTTACCATTAATGCCAGCTGCAGCAATTTTAGTCGCACTGTTATGGAGCGAGCAATTAAAACCGACAAGAACTCTGGCTCACAAAATCTTTTGGGCGAGTGGTTGGGCGAATGTCGTCTATTTATCAGGGCTAGCAGTAGCACTATTTAATTTATACCGGATATCGGGTAGCGATCCCGCCGCACCCGACATTTTTCTATTAATTCAACAATCAGGTTTACCGGCTTTAGGGGGTTGGATTTGGCTGATATGTGCGATGATTATTGCAGCTTTATTAGTAGTTAGGGGTAAGAATTGGCTATTTGGCGTCAATTTGCTAGGATTTGCGGCATTTTTCATTGTAGTTTTGATGCCTACCTTGTTTTTATTAGACGAACAACGTCAGCTACCATTAAGAGAATTATCTGCGATCGCTGTACAAGCACAACAACCAAACGAAGAATTTATCATGGTGGGCTTTAAAAAACCCAGCGTCGCCTTCTACACCCGCAAACATGTAAACTACTTACAAGCGCCAGAAGCTGCAGTAGACCATATCCAAAATCAAATCAACAAACAAGTCAAACCCCCCTCACTACTCGCCTTAGCTGAACAAAGCATGTTTGTGAAAATGGGTTTACAGCCGGAAGAATACAAATTTTTAGCCAATAAAGGAGCTTATTCCTTAATTAGAGTTCCTTTAAAAAAAACTAAAAAGCCAAAATTAGACATATCATATCAGGCACGGTAA
- a CDS encoding hybrid sensor histidine kinase/response regulator, whose translation MSTLQYPLYDFLASVPFCLETTTLATVLEIFEQQQCDRLVVVNQQQCPVGLLYCAHVMHKFWATVDGDQLLNLQQPLAIFSAALIAPIQTIPANERVAQFGLRWRYQSSPTQSNLDWALVDADGKFLGLLDSLRLLRLLAKERVAVGTVYPPHSIHQGLSLNTHQEFTALYSQTHSPNLQQLVIHKPLVELLERLPWPLMLQSASGEVVAQNPAWGQQLGVLKDPEGIRKQVDAILAPTQNKQARYPTRQTAKVQPHSGETGHNLEEQVTPLKVYPQEQHFSSSGEAIHQTGLPQRTPSVTLPVNHTHEQPASTATAANHCFWDSQVGTCTCIVEMENSEERIWQFAKIPLALQPEPKITLNTTQTGLCSSEVWLVLATDVTEQQQLCKELAAKNADLIQLNRLKDEFLACISHELKTPLTAVLGLSRLLVDQQLGELNERQARYAGLIHQSGRHLMSVVNDILDLTRMETGQMELTPVPLQIRAVCDRALSEAKAMHSQTTKTTATSQPHSSHPSSLKLSLSIEPSLDQMVADELRLRQMLVHLLSNAFKFTETCGEIGLRVSRWEGWIAFTVWDTGIGIPEHQQHLIFQKFQQLENPLTRQFEGTGLGLVLTRALARLHGGDVSFLSREGKGSQFTLLLPPSPPKTGFSEPEEEETIDAETKNAEIRNNPVNRPYVNTSTPHHPVSSQRLVLVVEAVARYVEDLTEQLKGLGYRVVIARSGTEAVEKARRLQPKAVFLNPLLPLLSGWDVLTLLKSDPATRHIPVIVTATGAEKDQAFANRSDGFLSLPVQHQNLVPLLETLCTVPTISPSGTDSGEVSLTKIPLRILRLVNPELESINPHPSLREHRVIEVDDLDQAELLARVWQFDVILLDVESQIAQVYLHQLVQHPRLAGLPLVTCDVTTTLAASQIPGLSVFPYLKAVGKDDSNSCAQTDALLSVLQIAAGVCCPPSILVVDVTMLRDLPQAKRRRAKVYGSEKSSLDDGETPQRGSEWFQALIQYLQTAGFKAAMSGCWAEVLQQIRHQSVDLLLICLGESAIHKEVLKAMKALADSPFHLPPILILDQRANSTATISPREIDKSNKNRLESIETVFSAICAQILPRSISMEDLLTQVNQALVANRRRQ comes from the coding sequence ATGTCAACGCTACAGTACCCGCTTTATGATTTTCTAGCAAGCGTGCCGTTTTGCCTAGAAACAACTACTCTGGCAACAGTGCTGGAGATTTTTGAGCAACAGCAGTGCGATCGCTTGGTGGTGGTAAATCAGCAGCAATGCCCGGTAGGATTGCTGTATTGTGCCCATGTTATGCATAAGTTTTGGGCAACAGTGGATGGTGATCAATTACTCAACTTGCAGCAGCCACTGGCAATTTTTAGTGCGGCTTTGATTGCTCCAATACAAACCATACCAGCTAATGAGCGTGTGGCGCAATTTGGTTTACGCTGGCGCTATCAATCCAGCCCAACTCAATCTAATTTAGATTGGGCACTTGTTGATGCTGATGGTAAATTTTTAGGACTGCTGGATAGCTTACGGTTGTTGAGGTTGTTGGCAAAAGAGAGGGTAGCTGTTGGGACAGTTTATCCTCCCCACTCGATACACCAAGGGTTATCTTTGAATACACACCAGGAGTTTACGGCTTTATACTCACAAACGCACTCGCCAAATTTACAACAATTAGTCATCCACAAGCCACTGGTAGAGTTATTGGAAAGATTACCTTGGCCTCTAATGCTGCAAAGTGCTAGTGGTGAAGTGGTAGCCCAAAATCCAGCTTGGGGTCAACAATTGGGAGTATTAAAAGACCCAGAAGGCATTAGAAAGCAAGTAGATGCGATTTTAGCGCCTACACAAAATAAACAAGCACGATACCCTACACGTCAAACGGCTAAGGTACAACCCCATAGTGGGGAAACAGGACATAACCTTGAAGAACAAGTTACACCGCTAAAAGTTTATCCCCAAGAGCAACACTTCTCTTCCAGCGGCGAAGCTATCCACCAAACTGGTTTACCACAGCGAACACCATCAGTTACACTACCTGTGAATCATACTCATGAACAGCCAGCTTCCACAGCTACTGCGGCTAATCACTGCTTCTGGGACAGCCAAGTGGGTACCTGCACATGTATTGTGGAAATGGAAAATAGTGAAGAAAGAATTTGGCAGTTTGCTAAAATTCCTCTAGCTTTGCAACCAGAACCCAAAATTACCCTGAATACTACCCAAACAGGACTATGTAGCAGTGAAGTGTGGCTGGTGTTAGCGACTGATGTGACTGAACAACAGCAACTTTGTAAGGAACTAGCTGCGAAAAATGCTGATTTAATTCAATTAAATCGCCTCAAAGACGAGTTCTTGGCTTGTATCAGTCATGAACTGAAGACACCGCTGACAGCAGTTTTAGGGTTATCTAGGTTATTGGTAGACCAACAACTGGGAGAATTAAATGAGCGTCAAGCCCGGTACGCAGGGCTGATTCATCAAAGCGGACGCCATTTGATGAGTGTGGTCAATGACATTTTGGATTTGACGAGGATGGAGACAGGACAGATGGAACTGACGCCAGTCCCGTTACAAATTCGTGCTGTGTGCGATCGCGCTTTATCAGAAGCGAAGGCTATGCACTCTCAAACTACCAAAACCACAGCAACTAGTCAACCACATTCGAGTCATCCATCGTCATTAAAATTAAGTCTGAGCATTGAACCAAGCTTAGACCAGATGGTCGCGGATGAATTGCGCTTGCGGCAAATGTTGGTACATCTACTTTCTAACGCTTTCAAATTTACGGAAACTTGTGGGGAAATTGGCTTGCGCGTCAGTCGCTGGGAAGGCTGGATTGCTTTCACTGTCTGGGATACAGGTATCGGTATTCCTGAACATCAGCAACACTTAATCTTTCAAAAATTCCAACAATTAGAGAATCCTCTGACTCGCCAATTTGAAGGTACAGGCTTAGGACTAGTGTTAACCAGAGCCTTAGCGCGCCTCCACGGTGGCGATGTCAGTTTTTTATCACGTGAAGGTAAAGGCAGTCAATTCACGCTGCTCCTACCGCCTAGTCCCCCAAAAACTGGTTTTAGCGAACCGGAGGAAGAAGAAACTATAGATGCAGAGACTAAAAATGCAGAAATTAGGAACAATCCAGTAAATCGTCCATATGTCAATACCTCCACACCACATCACCCTGTTTCTTCACAAAGATTAGTGTTGGTAGTCGAAGCGGTCGCGCGTTATGTTGAAGACTTGACTGAGCAACTCAAAGGTTTAGGTTATCGCGTGGTGATTGCGCGTTCGGGAACAGAAGCAGTAGAAAAAGCTCGTCGCCTGCAACCAAAAGCTGTATTCTTAAATCCATTACTACCTTTGTTGTCAGGTTGGGATGTGCTCACCTTACTCAAATCTGATCCAGCAACTCGCCATATTCCGGTGATAGTGACAGCAACGGGAGCCGAAAAGGATCAAGCCTTTGCTAATCGATCTGACGGTTTCTTGAGTTTACCAGTGCAGCATCAAAACTTGGTACCGCTGCTAGAAACTTTATGTACTGTACCGACAATTTCGCCATCGGGTACAGACTCTGGTGAAGTCTCCTTGACAAAAATTCCGCTGCGAATTCTCAGATTAGTTAATCCCGAATTGGAATCAATCAATCCCCATCCTTCACTGCGAGAACATCGAGTAATTGAAGTAGACGATTTAGACCAAGCAGAACTCTTGGCGAGGGTTTGGCAATTTGATGTAATTTTGCTAGATGTAGAATCTCAGATAGCACAAGTTTATCTGCATCAACTCGTCCAGCATCCGCGTTTAGCAGGTCTACCGTTAGTGACTTGCGATGTGACAACTACCCTAGCAGCTTCCCAAATCCCCGGACTTTCGGTCTTTCCCTATTTAAAAGCAGTGGGTAAAGATGATAGCAATAGCTGCGCTCAAACAGATGCTTTATTATCAGTTTTACAAATTGCTGCTGGTGTTTGCTGTCCACCCAGTATTTTAGTGGTAGATGTAACTATGCTACGGGATTTGCCGCAAGCAAAACGTAGGCGAGCAAAAGTTTATGGTTCAGAAAAAAGTTCTCTAGACGATGGAGAAACTCCTCAACGAGGTTCTGAGTGGTTCCAAGCTTTAATTCAGTATCTGCAGACAGCTGGTTTTAAAGCCGCAATGAGTGGGTGTTGGGCTGAAGTCTTACAGCAAATTCGCCACCAAAGTGTAGATTTATTGCTGATTTGTTTAGGAGAATCGGCGATTCACAAAGAAGTACTCAAAGCGATGAAAGCACTAGCCGATTCACCTTTCCATCTCCCACCAATTTTAATCCTCGACCAGCGTGCAAATTCAACTGCGACAATTTCCCCAAGAGAAATTGACAAGTCAAATAAAAATCGCTTGGAGTCGATAGAAACTGTTTTTAGCGCTATCTGCGCCCAAATTTTACCTCGCTCGATTTCCATGGAAGATTTGTTGACTCAGGTGAATCAGGCTCTTGTGGCGAATCGCCGGCGTCAGTAG
- the kaiB gene encoding circadian clock protein KaiB, with product MNKTKKTYVLKLYVAGNTPNSVRALKTLKNILDQEFQGVYALKVIDVLKSPQLAEEDKILATPTLSKILPPPVRKIIGDLSDRERVLIGLDLLYEELSEEDWAE from the coding sequence ATGAATAAAACAAAGAAAACCTACGTTCTCAAGCTTTATGTAGCGGGGAATACGCCAAACTCAGTCCGGGCATTAAAAACACTAAAAAACATTTTAGATCAGGAATTTCAAGGTGTTTATGCCTTGAAAGTCATCGACGTTCTCAAAAGCCCACAGCTAGCAGAAGAAGATAAAATCTTAGCGACGCCTACATTATCTAAAATTTTGCCTCCTCCCGTTCGCAAGATTATCGGCGACCTTTCTGACCGAGAAAGAGTATTGATTGGATTAGACTTACTTTATGAAGAATTGAGCGAAGAAGATTGGGCAGAGTAG
- a CDS encoding IS4 family transposase — translation MLAILYQKHLKSQLSLAEYLLLKILIHLLQSIKEVTLEKLANALPLGIKFESRRKRIQRFLSLPNLTIEKVWLPIIQELIANYFQNEKIIYIAIDRTNWSRINLLMVSVIWDKRAIPIYFSLLPKLGSSNLTEQQKILSPVIAILKDYKICVLGDREFCSVKLAKYLQSKDVYFCLRLKKNEFVEIKQDMFMELSSLGLTPGVPFFIKGVKVTKTQGFISFNVAGKWQRKINGVAPKEAWFILTNFDTLESAIAAYKKRFDIEEMFRDFKTGGYNLENTNVQGERFISLVLLIAIAYTSATINGQLIKRKGIQKYIARIKERSRSQRRHSSFYIGLYGQTWVHFKDSCIDLVTQLMRINRNKWKHYQQGLRAMKLIESIL, via the coding sequence ATGTTAGCTATATTGTACCAAAAGCACTTAAAAAGTCAATTGAGTTTAGCAGAATATCTGTTGCTAAAAATTTTGATACATCTGTTGCAGTCAATCAAAGAAGTAACTTTAGAAAAATTAGCGAATGCGCTACCTTTGGGAATTAAATTTGAAAGCAGAAGAAAAAGAATACAAAGATTTTTATCATTACCAAATCTCACAATTGAAAAAGTTTGGTTGCCAATTATTCAAGAACTAATAGCAAACTACTTCCAGAATGAAAAAATTATTTATATAGCAATTGATAGGACTAATTGGAGTCGGATAAACTTATTAATGGTCAGCGTGATTTGGGATAAAAGAGCCATACCAATATATTTTAGTTTGCTGCCCAAATTAGGTAGTAGTAATCTCACGGAACAGCAGAAAATATTATCGCCAGTTATAGCAATATTGAAAGATTATAAAATCTGTGTGTTGGGGGATAGAGAATTTTGCTCGGTAAAACTAGCAAAGTACCTTCAGAGCAAGGATGTATATTTTTGTTTGCGATTGAAAAAGAATGAATTTGTAGAAATTAAACAAGATATGTTTATGGAGTTAAGCAGTTTAGGATTAACTCCTGGAGTACCTTTTTTTATCAAGGGAGTTAAGGTAACAAAGACTCAGGGTTTTATCAGTTTTAATGTGGCTGGTAAGTGGCAACGTAAAATTAACGGAGTAGCACCCAAAGAAGCATGGTTTATTTTAACAAATTTTGACACCCTAGAGTCAGCAATTGCTGCTTACAAAAAGCGATTTGATATTGAAGAAATGTTTAGAGATTTCAAAACAGGTGGCTATAACTTAGAAAACACTAATGTTCAAGGTGAACGTTTTATTTCTCTAGTTTTGTTGATAGCGATCGCTTACACCTCTGCAACAATTAATGGTCAACTTATTAAACGCAAAGGAATCCAAAAATATATAGCTCGGATTAAAGAAAGGAGTCGTTCTCAACGGAGACACAGTAGTTTTTATATCGGCTTATATGGTCAAACATGGGTACATTTCAAGGATAGCTGTATTGATTTAGTCACACAATTAATGAGAATTAATCGTAATAAGTGGAAGCATTATCAACAAGGTTTAAGAGCCATGAAGCTTATTGAATCTATATTGTAG
- a CDS encoding TolC family protein produces MKGQQLFHSFLPSVTAAVLTTQPTWAASVKVNGVELVSSPSVVTSTHGQAVVADATKAPFGAASKITSSAQPYPEWIFDHLQPTVRETRSGLTTGQTPKAGNSQFFSLASPSYPIQQPNQNSAVKPPAVQTTFALISAQPQINQNNYSPPQNTSTSKHSAAKLLETASCTRGKAAECLQKISSENWLAQNPPTQPGNINPVVPTAPVQIPPTNINPVVPTAPVQIPPTNINPGSTAPVQIPDSLNQNPNPLLYPTKSEEVVSQSNQPITLAQALELARRNNRDLQVAELQLERSRAALRESQAALFPTVGIEANGSRGRSSSSTLNEKLGGPRAQDTTSFSGQAQLQYNIYTSGQRQASIRAAEEQVRISEFTVERQSEEIRLNVSTEYYDLQQADEQVRINTSAVQNSRVSLRDAEALERAGVGTRFDVLRSQVNLANANQDLTNALSQQQIARRRLATRLSLPQLATITAADPVQLAGLWNQSLEQSIVLAFQNRPELQEQLAQRNISEQQRRQALASLGPQISLVASYDLLDRFDDGVNISDGYSLGVRATLNLFDGGAARARAAQQRANIAIAETNFASQRDQIRFQVENAFYTQRSNLDNVQTSNTALEQAREALRLARLRFQAGVGTQIDVINSENDLTRAEGNRVRAILDYNRALAQLQRSVTSRAFR; encoded by the coding sequence GTGAAAGGACAGCAATTATTCCATAGCTTTTTGCCTAGTGTGACAGCAGCGGTATTGACAACGCAGCCTACTTGGGCTGCTAGTGTGAAAGTAAATGGAGTAGAGCTGGTGTCTTCTCCTAGCGTTGTGACCTCTACTCATGGTCAAGCAGTGGTTGCAGATGCGACAAAAGCGCCCTTCGGCGCCGCCAGCAAGATTACTTCTAGCGCACAACCATACCCTGAGTGGATTTTTGATCATCTCCAGCCTACAGTCCGGGAAACGAGGTCAGGTTTGACAACGGGTCAAACACCAAAAGCAGGTAACAGTCAATTTTTCAGTTTGGCTTCTCCCTCTTATCCAATTCAGCAGCCAAACCAAAATTCTGCTGTGAAACCTCCTGCTGTACAAACAACCTTTGCTTTGATTTCTGCACAGCCACAAATCAACCAAAACAATTATTCTCCACCCCAAAACACCTCGACAAGTAAGCATTCCGCCGCCAAGTTGTTGGAAACGGCTAGTTGTACACGAGGAAAAGCTGCTGAATGCTTACAAAAAATTAGCTCAGAAAATTGGTTAGCTCAAAATCCTCCCACTCAACCAGGAAATATTAACCCTGTTGTGCCTACAGCACCAGTGCAAATCCCGCCGACAAATATCAACCCTGTTGTGCCTACAGCACCTGTACAAATCCCGCCGACAAATATCAACCCTGGGTCTACAGCACCTGTACAAATTCCCGATAGCTTGAATCAAAATCCCAACCCGCTATTATATCCTACCAAGTCAGAGGAAGTAGTATCACAAAGCAACCAACCGATTACTTTGGCTCAGGCTTTAGAATTGGCGCGCCGAAACAACCGGGATTTACAAGTGGCAGAATTGCAACTAGAACGTAGCCGGGCGGCTTTGAGAGAATCCCAAGCAGCTTTGTTTCCCACAGTGGGGATTGAGGCTAATGGTAGCCGGGGGCGGTCTTCTTCATCTACATTAAATGAAAAATTGGGAGGCCCACGAGCCCAAGACACAACTTCGTTCTCTGGTCAAGCACAACTGCAATATAATATTTACACTTCTGGTCAACGGCAAGCGAGTATTCGGGCGGCTGAGGAGCAGGTACGCATCAGTGAATTTACTGTAGAGCGCCAGTCTGAGGAAATTCGCTTGAATGTTTCTACTGAATATTACGATTTACAACAAGCGGATGAACAAGTACGGATTAATACATCGGCTGTGCAAAACTCACGAGTTAGTTTGAGAGATGCGGAAGCTTTAGAACGAGCTGGGGTGGGTACTCGCTTCGATGTGTTGAGATCCCAGGTGAATTTAGCAAATGCAAATCAAGATTTGACTAATGCCTTGTCTCAACAGCAAATAGCTCGCCGTCGTTTGGCAACTCGGTTAAGCTTACCACAATTAGCGACAATCACTGCTGCTGATCCGGTGCAATTAGCTGGACTTTGGAATCAGTCATTGGAACAAAGTATCGTCTTGGCTTTTCAAAACCGTCCAGAATTGCAAGAACAGTTAGCACAACGCAACATCAGTGAACAACAGCGGCGTCAAGCTTTGGCGTCACTAGGGCCACAAATCAGTTTAGTGGCTAGCTACGATTTGCTAGACAGGTTTGATGATGGTGTGAACATCAGCGATGGTTATTCTTTGGGAGTTAGGGCTACCCTAAATTTGTTTGATGGGGGCGCCGCGAGAGCTAGAGCCGCGCAACAACGAGCTAATATAGCGATCGCAGAAACCAATTTCGCTAGCCAGCGTGACCAAATCCGCTTTCAGGTAGAGAACGCTTTCTATACTCAAAGGTCTAATTTAGATAATGTTCAAACCTCGAATACAGCTTTGGAACAAGCGAGGGAAGCTCTGCGATTAGCACGTTTGCGTTTTCAAGCAGGCGTTGGGACTCAAATTGATGTGATTAATTCAGAAAATGATTTGACAAGGGCTGAAGGTAATCGCGTCAGAGCCATCCTAGATTATAACCGCGCCTTGGCTCAGTTACAGCGCTCTGTCACATCCAGGGCATTTCGATAG
- a CDS encoding photosystem II S4 domain protein has protein sequence MLPREELLKSVENRDSVARVIDQAEQAIKTWEVVATDFLSPPELAEIQRVFSRLTEVQLVNWGGYPQAERQRIAIARAEIPLDPSQVDLVLLEIAGNFLFDTATHRDFLGAMLGTGIVREKTGDIVVLGERGAQAIVAPDLAEFLEMNLNQVRSVPVKTRQIDFSELKVREPKKKELTTVEASLRLDAIASAGFGMSRSKMVDLIDSGDVRVNWKEITQASSQVKSGDLIAIRSKGRLEIGEIAVTKKDRYRVQLTRYM, from the coding sequence ATGTTGCCAAGAGAAGAACTTTTAAAGAGTGTTGAAAATCGAGATAGTGTCGCCCGTGTGATTGATCAAGCGGAACAAGCTATAAAGACGTGGGAAGTCGTGGCGACGGATTTTTTGTCTCCGCCGGAATTGGCGGAAATTCAACGGGTGTTCAGTCGGCTGACAGAGGTACAGCTAGTGAATTGGGGCGGGTATCCCCAAGCCGAACGCCAAAGAATAGCGATCGCCCGCGCCGAAATTCCTCTAGATCCATCCCAAGTTGACTTGGTGCTGCTAGAAATTGCGGGAAATTTTCTGTTTGACACCGCTACACACCGCGACTTTTTAGGCGCAATGCTGGGGACAGGAATTGTCCGCGAAAAAACTGGAGATATCGTGGTTTTGGGTGAGAGGGGAGCGCAGGCGATCGTCGCCCCAGATTTGGCAGAATTTCTAGAAATGAATCTCAACCAAGTGCGATCGGTTCCCGTGAAAACTCGGCAAATTGATTTTAGCGAGTTAAAAGTCAGGGAACCGAAGAAAAAAGAATTAACCACTGTGGAAGCTTCATTGCGATTAGATGCGATCGCCTCCGCTGGTTTTGGTATGTCTCGCAGCAAAATGGTTGATTTAATCGACTCTGGAGATGTCCGCGTCAATTGGAAGGAAATTACTCAAGCGAGTTCTCAAGTCAAATCTGGTGATTTAATCGCCATTCGCAGCAAAGGACGCTTAGAAATTGGCGAAATTGCTGTCACTAAAAAAGACCGCTACCGAGTTCAATTAACAAGGTATATGTAG
- a CDS encoding SDR family NAD(P)-dependent oxidoreductase translates to MTTALITGASGGIGKAFAEELAARQTNLVLVARSEEKLNQLAKELQEKYNIRVDVIVKDLTETNAASAVFDATKSLGLTIDLLINNAGFGDYGDFAERDGEKQVKIVQLNILALVDLTHKFLPPMRQRRAGSIINVASIAGFQPIPYLSVYAASKAFVLSFSQSLWAENRRYGVRVLVVCPGPTETDFFTEADFPQSFTGKTNKISTAEEVVKDALTALEKGNSTVVSGSFLSKMITNLSALVPRDALVNMLEKQFKA, encoded by the coding sequence ATGACAACTGCTTTAATTACTGGTGCATCTGGTGGTATTGGTAAAGCTTTCGCCGAAGAACTAGCTGCACGTCAAACAAATTTGGTTCTTGTAGCTCGCTCCGAAGAAAAACTGAATCAATTAGCCAAAGAATTACAGGAAAAATACAATATACGAGTAGACGTTATAGTTAAAGATTTAACAGAAACTAATGCTGCTAGTGCAGTATTTGATGCCACAAAATCTCTGGGATTAACTATTGATTTGTTAATCAACAATGCTGGTTTTGGCGACTATGGTGACTTTGCTGAACGGGATGGAGAAAAGCAAGTCAAGATAGTGCAATTAAACATCTTGGCATTAGTAGATTTAACTCATAAATTTCTACCGCCGATGCGTCAACGCCGTGCTGGTAGCATTATTAATGTCGCTTCTATTGCCGGATTTCAACCAATACCATATCTTTCTGTTTATGCGGCTAGTAAAGCTTTTGTGCTCAGTTTTAGTCAATCACTTTGGGCAGAAAACCGTCGCTATGGTGTGCGTGTTTTAGTTGTTTGTCCAGGCCCTACAGAAACAGACTTTTTTACTGAAGCTGATTTTCCCCAATCTTTCACAGGCAAAACTAATAAAATATCAACTGCAGAAGAAGTAGTAAAAGATGCTCTCACTGCTTTAGAAAAGGGAAATTCTACCGTAGTCAGCGGCAGTTTTTTGAGTAAGATGATCACAAATTTATCTGCATTAGTCCCGCGAGACGCTTTAGTAAATATGTTGGAAAAACAGTTTAAAGCTTGA
- a CDS encoding endonuclease domain-containing protein, protein MKTLMTKLYNQTSEKQKRQTLRNNMPPAEKLVWAKLRNQQIESCKFRRQYSIDRFVVDFYSPELRLAIEIDGDSHYQDEVLEYDRDRQAFLESKGTRFLRFTNQEVYQNIDGAVDKIREVICRLRDVTPP, encoded by the coding sequence ATGAAAACGCTGATGACAAAACTGTATAACCAAACCTCAGAAAAGCAAAAACGGCAAACTCTCAGAAACAATATGCCCCCAGCTGAAAAATTAGTTTGGGCAAAACTTAGAAATCAACAAATTGAAAGCTGTAAATTTCGCAGACAATACAGTATTGACAGATTTGTAGTTGATTTTTATTCTCCAGAATTGAGACTTGCCATAGAAATTGATGGTGATAGTCACTATCAAGATGAAGTTCTAGAATATGACCGCGATCGCCAAGCATTTTTGGAATCAAAAGGTACGAGGTTTTTGAGATTTACAAATCAAGAAGTTTATCAAAATATTGATGGTGCGGTGGATAAGATTAGGGAAGTTATTTGTAGGTTGAGGGATGTTACCCCACCCTAA